A window of uncultured Fusobacterium sp. genomic DNA:
TGACATAATTCCTGATAAACTAGGGAGCATCTCAAGAGAAAATTCAGGCTTGATTACTAACAATGCTCCTAAAAAAGTAATTATAATACTTAAAATTTGCTTATTATCAATCTTTTCTTTTAAAAAGATACAAGCCATAATAGTTACAAATATAGGTGATAATTTCCCCAGCATACTTGAATCAGCTAAGGTTAAATTTGCTATAGCATAAAAATTTAATACAACTCCAGCTAAACCAAAAATTGAACGTGCTAGTAGAGCAAGTTGATTCTCTCTTCTTCCAAACATAGGGGCAGAAGATTTCTTCAACATAAAAAATGCTACAACTAAACTAATTAAATTTCTAAAAAATACCTTCTCAAATAGAGGTATTCCTGTTACATATTTTACAGTTACACTCATAAATGTAAATCCTAAAGCAGAAATTAACATACAAAAAACTGCTTTTGTTTTATTTGACATACTGTCACTTCCTTTCAATTATATAATTTTATTAAGGGGGCAGATTTTGAAAAAAATAATTATTTTTTTATCACTTACTATACTTTTATCTGGTTGCATGTTTTCAAAAGCTACCATTAGAAAAAATGAAAAAATCTCAAGATATTTTACCATGGGAGAAGCTGTCAACAGTGATATTGCTAAAAAATACAAGATTGACAATACTCCCACTAAACAACAGGCAGCAAATATAAGATATACCGCTGTTAGATTGGATCAACTTAGAAGATTACTTGGACGTCCCTTAATAGTTAGTAGCTGGTACAGAAGTGGAAAAGTAAATAGAAAAGTAGGAGGGTCTCGAACTTCTGCTCACAACTCTGGTCTTGCTGTAGATATCCTATTAAAAAAGGGATCACAATATAAAGAATTCCAAAAAGTAGTAAAATCTAATATGAAATTTGATCAATTAATATATTACCCTAAAAAAGGACATTTGCATATAGGTTTTAAAAAAAATATGAAAAAAGAGAGACGACAAGTGTTCTGGAAATAGAAAAGGAGAATTCTATGAAAATAAAAGATATTTTAGAAAAAAACGAGTTTACTAAAGATGATTTAGTTGCTCTTATGAAGATAGATAATCCTACTGATTTAGATATGCTTTTTAAAAAGGCTTATGAAGTTAAAGCTAAGTATGTAGGGAAAAAAGTTTATTATAGAGGACTTATTGAAATAAGTAATATTTGTATAAAAAATTGTAAATATTGTGGAATAAGAAGAGATAATAATAAGGTTGAAAGATTCTCAATGAATAAAGATGAGATCATGCAAGCTGTAAAATGGATATATGATAATAACTATGGTTCTATTGCTCTTCAATCTGGAGAAAGACAAGATAATGAATTTATAGATTTTATAGAAGATATAATTAAAGAAATAAAAAAACTATCTAATGGGAAGTTAGGAATCACACTTTCTTTAGGAGAACAATCTTATGAGACATATAAAAGATGGTTTGATGCAGGAGCTCACAGATATCTTTTAAGAATTGAAAGTACTAATGAAAATATATTTAAACATATTCATCCTCAAGATAAAAAACATGAATTTCAAGTTAGAAAAAGATGTTTAGAATTCTTAAGAGATATTGGATATCAAGTTGGAACAGGGGTTATGATTGGTATGCCAAATCAAACAGAGGAAGATTTAGTCAATGATATTCTTTTTTACAAAGATATGAAAATTGATATGATAGGTATGGGACCATATATTTTACATAAAGATACTCCATTAGGACAAGAGTGGGAAACTATAGTTCCTACTACTGAAAAAAGAGTTGAATTAGGGCTTAAAATGATCGCTATTACAAGGATTTTATTAAAAGATGTAAATATAGCAGCTACTACTGCACTTCAAGGACTTGATCCTCTAGGTAGAGAAAAGGGGCTTTTAGCTGGAGCAAATATTTTAATGCCTACTGCTACACTACAAGACTATAAAGGTAAATACTTACTTTATGATAATAAGCCAGGAATTGATGATAGTGTTGAAAGAGCAAAAGCCTCATTAGATGAAAAAGTAAAAAGTGTAGGGGATGAAATAGTATATGGAGAATGGGGAGACTCTCTTTTCTTTAAAAGAAAAAATTTATAAACATAAACTACTATAAAAATAAAAGCAGCCTCTTAGAACTATAAGAAGCTGCTATTTTTTATTCCACTGCTACCAATCTTGCTGAATTAACAAAATCAAATTTTAATAAAGCTTCAATTATATCTTCAATAGGCATACATGCCTCTGAAATATCAAGGGATATTATAACTGATGCCACATTATTAATAGGAATATTCTGATTTATTGTAAGAATATTTCCATTTACAGAAGATATAAAGTTTAGTACTTCAGATAAAGCTCCTTTTTTATGGGCTAACATAATTGAAATAAGTGCTTTTCTTCCCATGCTATTTTCTGAAGGAGTAAAAACAAAATCTTTGTACTTATAATATGTACTTCTACTGATTCCAACCATCTTTACAGCTTCACTTACCCCTTTTACCTTCCCATTATTTAAAAGATTTCTAGCTTCAATAACTTTATCAAAATAATCTGGAAGTATCTCTTTACTTACTATTAAATATTGTTTCCCCACTTTACCCTCCTTTTGTTCTCTTTAATTATGTACATCACTAAAATATTAACATTAAAACAATTTTTTAGCAATTATTTTAAGTAATTTTTTATAATTTATTCTAAAAAAATGTAATTAGGGGAAACTAAGTTTATTTTAATCAAAAAATCTTTCTAAATCTTCCTCTACCTCTCCTATACTTCCAATATTGAAATTTTCTACTAAAACCTTGGCTACATTTGGAGATAAAAATCCAGGTAAAGTAGGACCTAAATGAATATTTTTTACTCCTAAATAAAGTAAACTTAATAATACAATTACTGCTTTCTGTTCATACCAAGATATATTATAAATTATTGGAAGTTTATTAATATCATCTAAATTAAATACTTCTTTTAATTTTAATGCTATCAAAGCTAAAGAGTAAGAATCATTACATTGCCCTGCATCTAAAACTCTTGGAATACCATTGATCATTCCTAAATCTAATTTATTATATCTGTACTTTGCACAACCTGCTGTAAGGATAACTGTATCTTTAGGAAGATTTTTAGCAAACTCTGTATAATATTCTCTTTTCTTACTTCTTCCATCACATCCACCCATAACAATAAATTTTTTGATATCTCCATTTTTTATAGCTTCTACTATTTTATCTGCTAATTGAAAAACTTGATTATGAGCAAATCCTCCTATTATCTCTCCTTTTTCAATCTCTTTTGGAGGTAAAGATCTCTTAGCCATTTCTATTACTTCTGAGAAATCTTTTATCTCTCCATCAATATGTTTACAACCCTCAAAAGATACAAGTCCTGTAGTAAAAATTCTATTTTTATATGATTCTTTAGGAGGAACTATACAATTTGTTGTCATTATAATTGGTCCATTGAAGCTTTCAAACTCCTCTTGCTGTTTCCACCAAGCATTTCCATAATTTCCTATAAAATTACTATATTTTTTAAATTTTGGATAATAATGTGCTGGTAACATCTCAGAATGAGTATATACATCAACTCCTGTTCCTTGTGTTTGTTCTAGTAGCATCTCTAAATCTTTTAAATCATGTCCAGATATAAGTATACCAGGATTTTTTCCAACTCCTAGATTGACCTTTGTAATTTCAGGATCTCCATAGTTTTTAGTATTCGCTCTATCTAAAAGTTCCATTCCTGCCACACCATATTTTCCTACTTCTAAAACAAGAGATATTAATTCTTCAACTGTTATATTTTGTTTTAATGTTTCTGCTAGGGCTTTCTCTATAAATAGATTTATACTATCATCTATCTCGTTTAAAACTGCTCCATGTTTAAGATAAGCAGCTAATCCTTTTAAACCATATACTATCATCTCTTTTAAACTTCTTTTATCCTCATCTTTTTCAAATAATATCCCTGCTTCTTCTATTTTTACTAAAAATTCTTCCCTTTTAATAGAGATTAAAGCAGCCTTTGATAGACCTTCTTTATTTCCCAATCTATTTAAAAGTTTCTCTTTTACTTTTAATGTTCTCTCTATCTTATCTTTTAAATCTTCACTATTAAAATTAACATTTGTTATTGTTGTAAAAAGATTTTCTATTACTAAAATATCAATCTCTCTTAATTCCTCTTTTCCTTCTTCTCTCAACCTCACTAAAATTTCTGAAATTCCTTTAGTTATATATATTAAAAGATCTTGTAAATACGCTACATCAGAAGTTTTACCACACACTCCTACTATTTTACATC
This region includes:
- a CDS encoding DMT family transporter, with protein sequence MSNKTKAVFCMLISALGFTFMSVTVKYVTGIPLFEKVFFRNLISLVVAFFMLKKSSAPMFGRRENQLALLARSIFGLAGVVLNFYAIANLTLADSSMLGKLSPIFVTIMACIFLKEKIDNKQILSIIITFLGALLVIKPEFSLEMLPSLSGIMSAASAGVAYTLLRYLKDKESPDTIIFYFSLISVVFTAPFALAEYVQPTFTQLGLLLATGVFASVGQFGITYAYKFAKATEVSIYNYSAIVFGIILGFIFFGEIPDTLSLLGGAIIIAVAFYIFKHNQKK
- a CDS encoding D-Ala-D-Ala carboxypeptidase family metallohydrolase, giving the protein MKKIIIFLSLTILLSGCMFSKATIRKNEKISRYFTMGEAVNSDIAKKYKIDNTPTKQQAANIRYTAVRLDQLRRLLGRPLIVSSWYRSGKVNRKVGGSRTSAHNSGLAVDILLKKGSQYKEFQKVVKSNMKFDQLIYYPKKGHLHIGFKKNMKKERRQVFWK
- the hydE gene encoding [FeFe] hydrogenase H-cluster radical SAM maturase HydE — its product is MKIKDILEKNEFTKDDLVALMKIDNPTDLDMLFKKAYEVKAKYVGKKVYYRGLIEISNICIKNCKYCGIRRDNNKVERFSMNKDEIMQAVKWIYDNNYGSIALQSGERQDNEFIDFIEDIIKEIKKLSNGKLGITLSLGEQSYETYKRWFDAGAHRYLLRIESTNENIFKHIHPQDKKHEFQVRKRCLEFLRDIGYQVGTGVMIGMPNQTEEDLVNDILFYKDMKIDMIGMGPYILHKDTPLGQEWETIVPTTEKRVELGLKMIAITRILLKDVNIAATTALQGLDPLGREKGLLAGANILMPTATLQDYKGKYLLYDNKPGIDDSVERAKASLDEKVKSVGDEIVYGEWGDSLFFKRKNL
- a CDS encoding ACT domain-containing protein; translation: MGKQYLIVSKEILPDYFDKVIEARNLLNNGKVKGVSEAVKMVGISRSTYYKYKDFVFTPSENSMGRKALISIMLAHKKGALSEVLNFISSVNGNILTINQNIPINNVASVIISLDISEACMPIEDIIEALLKFDFVNSARLVAVE
- the hcp gene encoding hydroxylamine reductase, encoding MENKMFCYQCQETAGCTGCKIVGVCGKTSDVAYLQDLLIYITKGISEILVRLREEGKEELREIDILVIENLFTTITNVNFNSEDLKDKIERTLKVKEKLLNRLGNKEGLSKAALISIKREEFLVKIEEAGILFEKDEDKRSLKEMIVYGLKGLAAYLKHGAVLNEIDDSINLFIEKALAETLKQNITVEELISLVLEVGKYGVAGMELLDRANTKNYGDPEITKVNLGVGKNPGILISGHDLKDLEMLLEQTQGTGVDVYTHSEMLPAHYYPKFKKYSNFIGNYGNAWWKQQEEFESFNGPIIMTTNCIVPPKESYKNRIFTTGLVSFEGCKHIDGEIKDFSEVIEMAKRSLPPKEIEKGEIIGGFAHNQVFQLADKIVEAIKNGDIKKFIVMGGCDGRSKKREYYTEFAKNLPKDTVILTAGCAKYRYNKLDLGMINGIPRVLDAGQCNDSYSLALIALKLKEVFNLDDINKLPIIYNISWYEQKAVIVLLSLLYLGVKNIHLGPTLPGFLSPNVAKVLVENFNIGSIGEVEEDLERFFD